The DNA region ATCGTCTTTTGACTATCATACCTACACCCATTCTGTGAATGTCTGTACATTTTCTATCGCACTGGCCCAGCAACTCGGCATCAAGGATCCGGCGATATTGAATGAATTGGGTGTCGGGGCATTGCTTCACGATGTCGGCAAGTCGAGAATCTCCGAACGAATAATCAATAAACAATCCGCGCTGACTCAGCTTGAATTTGAAATCATGAAAAAGCATCCCAAATGGGGAGTGGAGATTCTGACCGAGACCAACCAGATTCCTCAGGCGTCATACTATCCAGTACTACAGCACCATGAGCGGGGTGACCGACGCGGCCATCCATCAGGATTGTCTCTCGAAGAGATGCATTTGTACTCGAGGATTGTCGCAATTGTGGATTCATTTGACGCAATGACAACCGAACGTGTGTACCAGCATGCGATGGAGACATTTCCGGCATTGAAAATAATGCTTTCGCTTAAAGGTGCATTCGATGATATGGCACTCGCGGCCTTTGTCGAGCTGATGGGCCCGAGCGGGCTTACCGGAACATCTGATTAGAAGTAATCGTTTTTTGCGCTGATTACCCTGATTATTTGAATCTGCCGAAGGGGGGATACGCTACAGAGCATTTCAAGTAATCGATCGAGGGCCAACAGATTATAATACAACATACTGTTATACAATGAGATAGCAGTTTGTATTTGGTCTTATGCGGGTGTGCTTGAAATTCGATGTTGGACTCACAAATGGGCACAAAATGGACACAAATCCTTTTCGAGCATAGAGAATAGGGATGCGTCCCTTACTTTGATGGCCCGACGCAATTGTCTACTCTCTTACCATTTTTGCCCAAGCAAAATGCTTTGCCAAGGCTGCTTGGCTCGGTAGTGCGAGAGGATCTTTGGGGCTCGTTATTCTACTGCCCTCAATCTCTGCGTAACTGCTATTCCTGAGACTCGATGCGAGCACGACACACAAGCTATCAGGATCGATTGCCATTAAAGCCAAATCGAACAGAACATGAATGTCGGCACGTAATAAGAGCCCATTGGTGATGTGGTTCCACTCGACTCCTTTATAAGGCATTATGTGAGCCGCTTCAAGTGCCTCGACTGCGTCGCAACCTGTAATTGCACAAGAACTATTGTAAGCCCTCAGCAGCAGACTACGGAATTCCGCTTGTCCGCGTCGAATTGCAATTGACCGGTCAACTCTTTGACGCGCGTCTTCGTGGCTGTCGGGGTTAAATTCCATCTGCCGCTCTAGAACAGCTGACATTTCATCGAGATTGGTAGGTGGATTGGAGAATCGCTCATGTGCAACAGTTTCGGAAAGTTGTCCAACTTGAGTCGAAGACCTAAAAATGCTGGTCCCCACGCGCCTCCCTAACTGAATGGGTGGCTGGACCGTTGGGCTTGCGAGCTGAATGGAGTCTACAATACCTGGCTGTTCTGAGGGCTTACAATCAAATCCATCGTAGATCCGCTCACTCCAATCTGATCTCACCTTATATAACATTCGTTCGTTTTTCCCATGCTTGGAATCAATCTTGTTGAGTGGATTCACCTTCATGGGTGGATCGGCAATTGTCTCGATCCAATATTTCTCCCGGGCGCTTAGATGATAGCAGGCATTCTGCACGTTAATGATTCGCTTGCCCGGATTCAAGTTCTCCCACTCCTTTTTCAACTGACCACCACGCTTCGGGTTCAAATCATCATCAGTAAGAGGCAAGATATTGGGATACTTGAGCTTTATCCAGGGTATCAGGTCACTTACTCTAAATTCTGATTGTTTGGAGAACTGATTGCACAGTGGTCTCACAAGCTCCCGCAAAATGTTGACTTGGGCAACGGAAAAGGTAGATGACCGCCAATTCATCTTGACCCCACAGGCGTAAGAAATTTGTCAATCACAAATCGATAATCGCTGTTTGGGTCATTGAGTAAGAAATCTTTTTTGACCAAGCGACTCACGAGTGAACACGCACCCCTAACTATTTCTATTTCATAATTCTTCCCTTGGGCGATCTGCATCATCTCAGCAAAAGCTTTACTATCATCGATCCACTTGAATTGAGATCTTCTTAATGAGTCATAATGTCGCTTGGAACTAGTCTGAGTACTCAATTCTCCAATCTGGGGTAACAACTCCATAGGGAATTCATCGAATTTACAGTTTGGCATCTATAATCCTCCTTTGGTTTCTATACTAGAGCCGCTGTGGTGTTGACGCATACTCTTTCGCCCAACAAAGTGTATTAGCCAACTTCATCTGTTCAACTGTACTGCATCGGATGTTCATGAGCTGCGGACTCATTACCAAGATGGAAGCTATCCGTGCTCGCGACAACGACACATTCAAACGATTCTGACTGTAAAGAAAATCGATACCACGCGACACTTCATCAGGACTTGAAGTGGCCATAGAGACTATTACAACTTCCGCTTCCTGACCTTGAAACTTATCGACAGTTCCGACTCTCGCGTGGTCGCCCAATGTTCGCTTAAGATTATTCACCTGCATATTGTAAGGCGAGACAACCAGAATGTTGTCTGGTGTAAATGC from Candidatus Zixiibacteriota bacterium includes:
- a CDS encoding HD domain-containing protein; translated protein: MTVQQATGKIRIDQKFMPIYLDSIRVDSVLNFDLYIHVQRELVLYRAANLPFTEKTRQKLLTNKVDRLFVAAENKKDYQLYIEQNLNKILVDSSLPEEKKASILYETSTGLIKDVFSNPTFGENILRSQDMVANTVGFILKGREAFINLLKISSFDYHTYTHSVNVCTFSIALAQQLGIKDPAILNELGVGALLHDVGKSRISERIINKQSALTQLEFEIMKKHPKWGVEILTETNQIPQASYYPVLQHHERGDRRGHPSGLSLEEMHLYSRIVAIVDSFDAMTTERVYQHAMETFPALKIMLSLKGAFDDMALAAFVELMGPSGLTGTSD
- a CDS encoding HNH endonuclease, coding for MNWRSSTFSVAQVNILRELVRPLCNQFSKQSEFRVSDLIPWIKLKYPNILPLTDDDLNPKRGGQLKKEWENLNPGKRIINVQNACYHLSAREKYWIETIADPPMKVNPLNKIDSKHGKNERMLYKVRSDWSERIYDGFDCKPSEQPGIVDSIQLASPTVQPPIQLGRRVGTSIFRSSTQVGQLSETVAHERFSNPPTNLDEMSAVLERQMEFNPDSHEDARQRVDRSIAIRRGQAEFRSLLLRAYNSSCAITGCDAVEALEAAHIMPYKGVEWNHITNGLLLRADIHVLFDLALMAIDPDSLCVVLASSLRNSSYAEIEGSRITSPKDPLALPSQAALAKHFAWAKMVRE